Part of the Cyclopterus lumpus isolate fCycLum1 chromosome 16, fCycLum1.pri, whole genome shotgun sequence genome, ggtagatagatggagatAATCTCACTTGGTCACTTGGGGGATGATTAACTCTAAACTCCTTCTAATTCCTTAAGCCTACTCTCAGTTCAGTACCCAGGAAACATGCTTTCTTTTTGTCCTAGTATTCCGACAGGGTGAAGTTGTTGTAGTGCTACCGTTATTTGTCAGTCAGCGAACAGTGTTTGGTGAATTCTCCAAGACCATAATGGTGTTTGCATTTGCAGCCGTGCATACATGTATGCACATGTGCAAATGCGCGTTGTGTGCAGCACACTGTGAACAGAAATAGATATGAGCTTGTCTGTAAAGGCTAATGAGTTTCTGCATCCTGAGCACATGTAGCTATTTATACActatacctcctcctccaaGCCCTCTCGTCTCATTTCATCACACGCAAACGCAGTCGCAGCACTGCAACATCACTGGCAAATAAGGTTttggtgtctttttttatttaaaaacttgAGACCTGGATTAATGTTTAATTAGAGTGAGTTTTGGCATTAGTAGCAGCTCACTGGGCTAGCATTTTAGCATAATTGTAATGAGAATTATTCATGAAATGGAGCTAACTCTGTTTAAGCATTGGAACTAATTAATTGTCACAAAATGCCAAGTAATTTGAGCTCCTGAAATCAAGTCAAACATTAAGTTTCCTTAGAGTACAATTCACTGAGTCTTAACACATCTCAAATTATCTTCCTGTGGGAACATTACATTCAATTGCATTTCACAGAAACTCTAAATCAAACCCTAATTCAACTCCAGCCGTGGTGTAAGTGCCTGATTCAGCAGCTCTTTGCAAGCTCACTCTTGCTAGAGGGTGGCCTACTTCTTCATCTATAATTTAGCTCATTAGAGACACTAATTATACAGGATTGAGggcagtattttttttattacagtacAGCAATATTTCATCTAATTACCTCCACaccaacaaaaaagaaatgtgcatcATATTATGAGAGATTGATGCTGCTTTTTTTTAGAGATCTTTTAGTGTGGCTGCCGCTATCTCAATCAGTCACGATGCCGGTCAGCTCTGCTCAGCTGGCTGATAGCAGAGATGTTAGATGGGCAACACAAAATAGAAGAGGCAGCAGACACAAGCTCAGCTGGTCCATTAGAAGCATGTCTGTGTTCTGACAATCACAATTTAGATGACGGAGCATTAAAAGACCCAGAGGAGCCCGGGAGCATTGATGCATAAcggtgtgtaagtgtgtgtaaatgtgtgtgtgtgtgtgtgtggtgacctAGGGAATAGGCCTATGGGGGGTCGTGTGGGGGGAAGGGTAGGCAGGATTAGTTATAGTGTGCAGCACAGTTATTGGTcactggacacaaacaaagGGAGGGCTAAAGAGGATTTGGTCTGTGTGCGtaccccttcctcccctcctgctgTCCTGTAGTGCCAGTGGGAAGTGTATGGTGTAGAGGGCCAGGCTGCACCCTTTGGGACGGCCCTGTACATCTGGAAGATtggcctgcctgtctgcctgtctagcatccccctcccccaccctaTACAAGGCAGAGTGGGACTTGAGTTGAACTACATATGGAAGAGACAAACACGGCCACATTAGTCATCATTTAGACAATGCCTATTACAGACACGATTCGACTCAGTCTCATTGCAGACAAACATTGATTGCAATGTGATCTACTGTAACTGATATATCTTAGGAGAAGGTGTAGCGAGATTGCGGAATTTAATTGCTGGTTAGAAGTTTCTAAATATACCAGATCTCTCCTCTCACTGCCAAACTAGTGAATCAAAGTTCTATTAATTAAACTCTGAGGCTCTTGTACGATTGTTTGGGGAATTTTCATTAATCGAATATTCAgctgattacatttttaatgaatcaaTACATTATTTAGTCTATAACATGTGAGAACATTATGAACAATGTCCCTCCCAGTTTTATAGTTTGTTTCCAGTTTTTCTGACTAACAGATAAACTGAAAGATGTTCAATTCACAGTGACTGAAACCAGAaatgtttgaaatgtatttgaCAAGACTGAGAAAaaagcgtttaaaaaaaaaattatttctaCTTGAAAAATTACAATGAATTAATCTGCAATTATTAATTCAGTCGATCAACTAATCATTTAACCAACTCATCTTTGCAGCTCGAGTTacttttaatcacatttttatGTAATAACTAATTTAGGTGAATTGTTGCATATTGACAGCGGTCTTTGTATCAGCCCTAAAACGGACAGAAGGTAACATATTGGCTTTGGTCTACAGTATTTTTTGGGTCAAATTCTGATAAAGCAGTTCCGGTCAAAAGTTTGCAGCACGACCCGCTGTGACCTAATTTACCAAGAAATATTGATTTGAAACCATTTATTGACCATTTTATGTTGTCTCATGGTATCAACGGCCCTATTGCCTAGTCCGAGTGCCTCAGATGACCTGTTCAGCATGGACGTGTGAGAAGAAGCGCCTGGCGTGCTTGCCGAGGAAGAGCCAGGCGGTGCTAATATGCAGGTCGGGAGCAGAATGCCTCCTTTGTGTCAGTGAGATTTAATGAGTCTGTGATCGGCAGCATCGTGAGCTCGCCTTCAGAACACACTCATCAACAAGGAGGGCTATTGTGTGGTGAAGTAATGTTTGTGGAAGTGTGTTTGAGTTGGAGTATAATCTGTGTCTGGCGGTTGGCTTCATGTTTTTTGGAATACATCTTGTTTATGCCACTCTGAGTAACCAACAATAATGTAAAGCAGCTCTCTAAATTACTTATTGTCCAATTTGCTCATGATTAGAGCGTCAGCTGTAAGTGAGAATAATGAAGCATGCATACAGATGACCTTATTTGCATGATgggagattttctttttcatcatcaccatttatTTCATGACGCATCTATTACTTGTTTGAcctataaaatgtaaaatcatGACCATCACAATTGTTTAGACCACAAGACCCTAAACTAAAAGTTATTCACTTACGCAatgatataatatacatataaaaatgcAGGATCAGTAAATATTTAgctttaattcttttttttttttaaagtgcttatTTTTAAGTTGTTTATCATAGTCCTCCAACATGAACATTAGTGATTTAGTGATAAACAATAGTGAAGTGTACTGTTTCCTAGTAAACACAGGCTGATAGACAGTCCGCTGCTCCCTTATCACGTGTGTTGTGTTCAAGAACAGTCATGCTGTACTTCATGATGGAGAAAGGTCATGGCCTTTCTCCATCTCTGACTCTCTTCTGTTCTCCTTCCCAGTGGCTACCATGACAACAGAGGCAAGTGCAGTGAGCGAGGCAGACACTGAGGGTAAGCAGAAGGCCAGTGGCGCCGAGCCCGAGCCCGAACCCGAGCAGAAGCCGGCGGCGGCAGCGTCCGAACCGGAAGGGGAGCAGTCGAGCAAGAAGGCCCAGGAGCAGGCATCTGAGCCTGGGCCCGCTGACGTCGCTACCTCCcctgaggaggagcagctgaagcCTCGTACCCGGACCTCTGCTGGCAAAGGCCTGTCtcgcctcttctcctccttccttaaACGGCGCTCACAGGGCTCTGAGGGAGAAGGGTTCGAGGCAGAGAAAGCTGCGGAGGAAAAGGCGGACAAAGAGGAAAAAGCTGAAACGCCCGAAGAGGAAAAGAACGAAGATGTGAAAAGTGAAGAGAAGGAGGCAaaagcagaggaagaaaaaccCGAGGTAAAAGAagtgaaaaagaaggaagaaaaagaacaaaaagagaaacaagaagaaaaggttGAGAAGAGGgccagtaaaaagaaaaagaaagaagccaagaggaaagcagagaaaaaggatgaggagaaagtgaaaaacaacgaggagaaagaggaagaggaaaagaaagaggaggagaaaacacaacaggctgtagaaaaggaggaggaaaaattGGAGACAAAAGAAGAACAGAAGGAGACTGCTGAAGTTAAAGAGAAGGGGGCAGAAGCCGGAAAGAAAGGGAgtaaagaggaggaaaaagttGACCAGAAGGtttcaaagaaaaaagataaagaggACAAGgtaaagaagaaggaagaggaaaaagcaaAGAGGAaatcagaggaagaagaaagagtgaagaagagagaagaagaaaaagcaaagaagaaagaggaagaaaagactAAGGAGGCcgaaaaaacaaagaagaaagaagaagaaaagaccaagaagaaggaggaggagaagacaaaagaggagaagggtaaaaagaaagaggaggacaaGGTGAAAGAAGAGGTCCagaaaaaagataaagacaagGAGGAGGTAAAGACAGAAGAAAAGcaacagaaggaagaggaaaaggggaagaaaaaagagaaggggaagaacaaaggaaagaaagaggagaaggaggtgaaagggccaaaggaggagcaggtgaaagCCCCGATTGCAGCTCCAGAGCCTGAGCTTAAAACTGAGCCCGACACTGAACAGGCTCCTGATCAGCACTCGATAAGCAGTGCGGAGACACAGGTGAGCGTGACACTCAGATATTACGCCGCTTATTCGCTCTCTCGCCACACCTTGGATGAGGAGATTGTAACCACTCTTAATTGACTTCCTGCTGGTTGGCACTGTGATTTCAGGAGGTTGCGGCCCCAGGCCAAAAAACAGTCACgcacattcattcacattgattgatcttctcatcaaaactcttggcaagaaaggaaaaaaaaacagcatttgcCAAAATGTCAAAGTTCTCTTTAATCACTAGTGTGTGAGAATTAAGAAGCTCATGTGTACACATTCATGCAGCAGCTTGGATTGTAGTGGAGGAACACATGTTTACTTTTTCTTTCCAATGAATATTTTATGACGTGGACAGCTTGCTCAGCGAAAGTAACAATGCTGATTTGAGCTGAAAGCTTGGCCCGAAACAAAAGTGTTCATGCTGGTCTAAAATATACAAGCAGCAGCTACAGCATATTAGCTGTTTACTCAAATCTGTAGTCATCTTAAGTATAGCCCtatcataataaatacaataagaTAACAACTTTTTTCCATCTGTATCTGACATGCTTCGTAAACGTCTTGTCTTGACTTTTATCAGCACATCATTGTTCAAGAGGAACAAAAGGAAGAAGCTGCAATAAAAACGGAGCCCGAAGTTGTGGAagaagtgaaggaggaggacgaggccgagaagaaggaggaagaagaagaagcagccgAACAGGAGAAAGAAGCcaaaggagaagagaaggaggaggtaaaggaggaggcgaaggaggaggcGAAGAAGGAGGCGAAGAAGGAGAAGcctgtgaaagaaaagaagaaggagaagacggagaagaaggaagaagaggcgAAAGGCTCCAAACGTCAGAAAACCATGCAATGCAAAGTCACCTTACTGGACAACACTCAGTTTGAGTGTGAGCTTGATGTAAGAGACTTCACACATTACACTctgttgtcttgtgtttgtttaatgttatgAAGACTGAAGAatatccctctctctgtgtctcatgTAGAAACATGCTAAAGTCCAGGAACTTCTCACCAAGGTGTGTGACCACGTCAACCTGCTGGAGAGAGATTACTTCGGCCTCTCTACCTGGGAAACCCCAACCAGCAAGGTAGGCTGCTTTTTCTTCCCCAGTAGTTGTAGTCGCTCTGCAAGAGCAAAACGAGATATTATGCATGATAAGTGAAAGTTGTGAgcagttgtttattttgtttccccAACATTTCTTGCAGACATGGTTGGAATCCACCAAAGAGATCAGGAAACAGGTTTCAGGTGCTGTGTACGAGTTTACATTCAGCGTGAAGTTCTACCCTCCTGATCCAGCACAGCTGACCGAAGACCTCACCAGGTGAATGTCTCTCgtgttaaaggaatagttcctCATTTTGGGAAATCGGCTTACTCTCTTGAGATACAACATGTGATTGCATGAGCTCCGGAGGTGCTGCTAGGCCCGTTTTTAACACcctggacagagccaggctgcCTGTTTCCATCTGCGTCctgtctctatgctaagctaagcaccTGTTAGCATTAGCTTCATATAGtttccatcttctcctctcactctcaAGCATGTATTCACAAAAATGTCACTACAGTATAATCTTGTATCACCTCATTAAAAACAGACTAcagttttacagtttatttttttattttttgtcacatCTTCTTTAGGTACTTTCTGTGCCTCCAGCTGAGGAAGGACATTTTGCAAGGCGTTCTTCCCTGTTCCTTTGTCACACTGTCCATGCTGGGCTCCTACACAGCCCAGTCAGAACTCGGAGAGTATGACCCAGAGCTCCATGGGATAGATTATGTTAAGGATCTGAGCCTGGCCCCGGGTCAGGgcaaggagctggaggagaaggtgaTGGAGCTGCACCGCACGTACAGGTAATCAAAGGGGATGGGCACTGATTGTAGCGACATAGTGGTGTTTTGACCATCGTTTTCTTTAAGTTTAAGAAAGCACAATTCAGCAGAGCCAAACTGTAAAGGATCTCTGCATCTTCAGCGCTTACATAACTGGATGATTTGACTGGTCCTTAAAATAACCCTTATCATCTGTGTTTTTCCAGGTCAATGAATCCAGCCCAGGCAGACATGTTGTTTCTGGAAAATGCCAAGAAGCTTGCCATGTATGGAGTTGACCTGCACCAAGCCAAggtaagttttttttattaaatgttgtttcCTGTTTAGATTTAGTGTTGTGTGGGTAAACTGATGGTGCAGGGTTTTCATGGATTTACCGACTGCctttgtataattatttttacaaCAGCATGCTTTTATTACATCAGTTGCAACCAGATTTTAATTACTAAATTGATGTCAGCCCCCTTCTAGAAAAAAATAGGCGAGATTATCATTTCCAACTCTATGACCTCAATGCCATGTCCTCCGTGGTGTGAGAAAGTCTGCCTCCCAGTGACCGCTTGTGGGAAGTGCAGGGTGATGGCGCGCATCGATCCAATATCATAACTGCTTCATCCTGTTTTTTTACGCATGCAGGATCTCGACGGTGTCGACATCACGCTGGGGGTCTGCTCTAGTGGTCTGATGGTGTACAAGGACAAGCTGAGGATCAACCGTTTCCCTTGGCCAAAAGTGCTGAAGATCTCTTACAAACGCAGCAGCTTCTTTATCAAAATTAGGCCATCAGAGGTACATCTCAATTCATATTTTccattctgttttttaaatatattttgtataacaATTAGattgttattcttattttctaCCTCATGGAAACCGCCAATATTTCCTCCTACATCCTACTCCACCTATTTGGTACTTTGGTCTTGGAATCATTTAGAATGTTCATGTTGGATTATAATCTCATTGTTGTCTTTCACATTATTTGTATCTGGTTGGGTTGTATCTTGGTTTtggctgtaaacaaacaactgAGTTAATCCATTAGTGTAACCTTCATACAAAACAGTTGATATACACTGCTTTTTTAGGTTTTGGTTCCAGATCATTCTGTAGCTATTCTTATtatggacatttaaaaataattaataaatgaagtttctaatatttaaatgtaagaACTTGTCTTTTAGAATTGACATGATCTACAATATGTTCATTCAACGCAGCTCTGGGATGTATGCCTTACTGCATGGCACAATAATGTCGACATAAGGTTATTATATTCGACTATTTGACTATTATATTTCACTTTCAGCAAGAGCAGTATGAAAGCACAATTGGCTTTCGACTGCCAAACTACAAGGCCTCGAAGAAGCTGTGGAAAGTTTGCGTTGAGCACCATACCTTCTTCAGGTAAGAAGTCATTCTCGCTTTATTCTGAATGACACTTCTCTGCCCAGCAACAGAGGTCATTGTAAGGCTCTGCCTGTGCCCTCGATAATTGGCTAACTGGTCTCTGCAGCTTAAGCCTTATTTTGGCTCCTTTGGTCCTGACCTTTAGAATTAAACTTCAAAGGTTTTGTCTCCTCGATAAGATACCGGTTGCTAACCTCGGTGCATAACAATGACATCTTTTAGGGATTGCAAAATcctttcatttgaaatgatgTAACATTTGAACTCCTGTTACGTGGGTCTAGCACTGAAACACTGTTTTTGTCCCTCAGAGTTCCAACAGTGGAGCCCCCCTCAACACGTCCCTTCCTCGTATTGGGCTCGAAGTTCCGGTACAGCGGGCGTACGCAGGCCCAGACCCGCCAGGCCAGCTCCTTGATCGACCGCCCAGCCCCTCGCTTCACGCGCTCTGCGAGCAAGCGACTGTCTCGTAACCTAGATGGAGGTATGTGTGTGAGCCCATGTTGGAATCATTATATTCAAGCACAGGTTCGATAACCTACTCCGACGTGTTTCGCTCTTGCAGCTGGAGATGAAACTCTCCAGTTCCTGCGACAGCTCTCAGCATCAATTCGGTCCGAGCTTGACGATTGGTCGCTGATGCTGTCATCTGACAAACCCCGGTCTTCTCCTGAATTCCCAGGTACCGGGAACTGTGTGGAGCCGCAACAGCGCTTTTTGACATATTTGCAGCATTTATAACATTTTTCGCTTCGAGACGGCCTTATCGCATCATTTACCACGCTGGTAAGTTCTGGCTAATTTGCTTTTATGCCTGTCATCGTTTTTTGAAAACATTGGCAGTCACTTTCAGCACAGATGGGTAACTTGTCAGAACACTGACCACACTGTGTCATGTGGGTAATGTCACCCACCAGGATAACTATGGTCGCtctgaaaggaaaaacaaggaTTGTCCTTCCTTTTAAGTACGCACGGGCATTTACAGTCTTGAGGCTGCTGTTCCTCATTTTTTGGCAATCTCAGAACTTGCTGCTCGATGTGTGTTGCACAATGGCTTTGATTCGCTTGCAGCTTGAACCTTTTATGTTGAACATCTTCACTGAATGACTTGCGCATCACTGCTCCAGTGGCTGCATTATGACAGGATGAAGTGGTTGCTTCAGTTCTTTCCTTTTCACCCGAGAGGCATCTTTTATTCCGCTTTGTTATAACCACAGCTTGCTGGACTCACATCTTGGCATCTGGTTTGTCCGAAACATGCTTGAAGCGCTATGAAGCATTCGCAGTGGCCGCCGTCCCTCCAGCAGAAGCATTACATAACTGGCATCACCTCGTCATCTCTTCACAGCCAGAGGGGAGTCTGAGAAGACTTTCATTCAGTCCTGGGAGGAAGGGCCGTCTGTTCACACAGTCACAGTTACCTTGGAGGACAATGAGACTGGGCAGACTGGCTCTCAAAGCATCACCCAAGCTGTCAGTCAGCCATGGCAGGAGCTGGCATCTGATGAGCAAcagcagaggagaaaggaggaccAGTGGTCTGCTCTGCTCCATCGTCATCCTCCTTTTCCCTTTGTCCCACCTTTTGACTGTGTGAAACAGACAGGTACTGAAGCTTGGATTTTAGAGaacatgcatcaacatgttGTGACTTCTTTTCGTTTTCAGCATTTTGCAGTGTGAGATCTAGTATAACATTGTTCAGTATTGTTTCTCTGATATTGTCAGCTAAGATCAGCTTGGCAAAAATGAGCTCCCTGGACCGGCTATTGCGACCAGCTCTGACATGGCAAGACAGCTGGTTCCTTTACTTTGACCGAAGCTTCAGCCTATCCTCGCTTGAGCGTGTTGACGAACCATGTGAGTTTCTTTGTGTGGAAATATGAGTTTTAGAATTTTAATACTGATGCTACAAACATTTTAACAGTCTGCAATATGAATCACATGTTAGTTCCTTTCATGGTCATTGTTTCGCTTTCCCTTTTACCTCTACCAGTGTCTCCCCTAGCTCAGCTCCAACAGGAGGATGAACAGGACATGTGTGTGGCAGAACAGAAACTGACCATTGAGGAGACCATTGAGAGGCTGCAAGAAACTCTGATCTCCGACAAGCTGAGCGAGATGGATGTTTTGAATAGG contains:
- the LOC117745780 gene encoding serrate RNA effector molecule homolog; translated protein: MTFYIGNDLLHRLATMTTEASAVSEADTEGKQKASGAEPEPEPEQKPAAAASEPEGEQSSKKAQEQASEPGPADVATSPEEEQLKPRTRTSAGKGLSRLFSSFLKRRSQGSEGEGFEAEKAAEEKADKEEKAETPEEEKNEDVKSEEKEAKAEEEKPEVKEVKKKEEKEQKEKQEEKVEKRASS